One Pedomonas mirosovicensis genomic region harbors:
- a CDS encoding efflux transporter outer membrane subunit — protein sequence MMPRLPVAAATLLLAACGLPPERPVPPQARVTAPTGWREPTNALGQVETNWWRAFGDPALAALVEAALANNTDVAAALARVEEARAQIRLARSAALPQLNAVLSAQRGRTLQVTGPTTGTQIQPQLQVAWEADLFGRIRTLREAARLGLEASRADRDAVRLAVAAATAQGYVTLLSLDAQLFVTQETAQSRAEALRVASDRARLGYTSQLELAQAQAEYDAVLQAIPELERAVRLQENALRLLTGRMPGPIDGRNVIDQLQTPSVPGTLPSALLRRRPDLAAAELTLAALDAQLAARRAEFLPRVQLSAAAGQLLTNSLDYDPLSIWSLGASILAPLFSGGRLEAQVEAATAQRDQAAFAYRGAVLTAFGEVEDALTGIVRYGEQVEHAMRRRATLERALMLARDRYQAGYASYLEELDAQRNLYSTELEVITLRERQLNNVIDLYRALGGGWFPTTGKPQ from the coding sequence ATGATGCCCCGGCTGCCCGTTGCCGCCGCGACGCTGCTGCTGGCTGCGTGCGGACTTCCGCCCGAGCGGCCGGTGCCGCCGCAGGCGCGGGTGACGGCGCCCACAGGCTGGCGCGAGCCCACCAATGCCCTTGGGCAGGTGGAGACCAACTGGTGGCGCGCCTTCGGCGACCCGGCGCTGGCGGCGCTGGTAGAAGCGGCGCTGGCCAACAACACAGACGTCGCGGCGGCGCTTGCCCGCGTCGAGGAGGCGCGGGCTCAGATCCGCCTCGCCCGCTCGGCCGCCCTGCCCCAGCTGAATGCGGTGCTGAGCGCGCAGCGCGGCCGCACCTTGCAGGTGACAGGCCCCACCACCGGCACGCAAATCCAGCCCCAGTTGCAGGTGGCGTGGGAGGCGGACCTGTTCGGGCGCATCCGCACCCTGCGCGAGGCTGCTCGCCTCGGCCTTGAAGCCAGCCGGGCCGACCGGGACGCGGTGCGGCTGGCGGTGGCGGCGGCAACGGCGCAAGGCTATGTGACCCTCTTGTCGCTCGATGCCCAGCTGTTCGTGACGCAGGAGACCGCCCAGTCCCGCGCGGAGGCGCTGCGCGTGGCCTCCGACCGCGCCCGGCTGGGCTACACCTCGCAGCTGGAGCTGGCGCAGGCGCAGGCGGAGTATGACGCCGTGCTCCAGGCCATTCCCGAGCTGGAGCGGGCGGTGCGCCTTCAGGAGAACGCCCTCAGGCTGTTGACCGGGCGGATGCCGGGGCCGATCGACGGGCGCAACGTCATCGACCAACTCCAGACGCCGAGCGTGCCGGGCACCCTGCCCTCGGCGCTCCTGCGGCGCAGGCCGGACCTGGCGGCGGCCGAGCTGACGCTGGCCGCGCTTGACGCCCAGCTGGCGGCGCGGCGGGCCGAGTTCCTGCCCCGTGTGCAGCTTTCAGCCGCCGCCGGCCAGCTGCTCACCAATTCGCTGGACTACGATCCCTTGAGCATCTGGAGCCTCGGGGCGAGCATCCTTGCCCCCCTCTTCTCCGGCGGCCGGCTGGAAGCGCAGGTGGAGGCGGCGACGGCCCAGCGGGACCAGGCCGCCTTCGCCTACCGCGGCGCGGTGCTGACCGCCTTCGGCGAGGTGGAGGATGCGCTGACCGGCATCGTGCGCTACGGCGAGCAGGTGGAGCATGCCATGAGACGCCGCGCGACGCTCGAGCGCGCCCTGATGCTGGCCCGCGACCGCTACCAGGCGGGCTATGCCTCCTACCTCGAGGAGCTGGACGCCCAGCGCAACCTCTACTCCACCGAACTGGAGGTCATCACCTTGCGCGAGCGCCAGCTCAACAACGTGATCGACCTCTATCGCGCGCTGGGCGGCGGCTGGTTCCCCACAACGGGCAAGCCGCAGTGA